Proteins from a single region of Cytophagaceae bacterium:
- a CDS encoding isoprenyl transferase, producing the protein MIESIDKNNLPKHIAVIMDGNGRWAKSRGAMRIFGHHHGITAVRDTVKACGELGVGYLTLYTFSTENWSRPKAEVDGIMNLLVKTITDEVPELHKSNVKLKCIGDLTQLPKNARESMLKGIEDTKNNTGLVLSLALSYSGKWDIIQAVKSIVSEVKDQKLTIEDINEGMFGNYLSTFPDPEVDLLIRTGGDHRISNYLLWQSAYAELLFLDDIFWPDFRKQHLFEAVLSFQNRERRFGKTGEQIKEKQNK; encoded by the coding sequence TTGATTGAATCAATAGACAAAAACAATTTACCCAAACATATTGCCGTTATTATGGATGGTAACGGCAGATGGGCAAAAAGCAGAGGTGCTATGCGTATTTTCGGTCATCACCATGGAATTACAGCAGTAAGAGATACTGTTAAGGCCTGTGGAGAGTTGGGAGTTGGTTATTTGACACTTTATACTTTTTCGACTGAAAACTGGAGCAGACCCAAAGCTGAAGTGGATGGCATCATGAACCTTTTGGTAAAAACTATTACTGATGAGGTACCTGAACTCCATAAAAGCAATGTAAAACTCAAGTGTATAGGTGATTTGACACAGCTCCCCAAAAACGCAAGGGAAAGTATGCTGAAGGGAATAGAGGATACTAAAAATAATACAGGACTAGTGTTGTCTTTGGCCCTTAGTTACAGCGGAAAATGGGATATAATTCAGGCAGTAAAAAGTATTGTAAGTGAGGTAAAAGACCAAAAACTTACTATAGAAGATATAAATGAGGGTATGTTTGGAAATTACCTTTCGACATTTCCTGACCCGGAAGTAGATTTATTGATAAGAACTGGTGGTGATCACCGTATCAGCAACTACCTCCTTTGGCAGTCAGCTTATGCAGAACTATTATTTTTAGACGACATTTTTTGGCCCGATTTCAGAAAACAACATCTTTTCGAGGCAGTGTTAAGTTTTCAAAACAGAGAAAGAAGATTCGGAAAAACCGGAGAACAGATTAAAGAAAAACAGAATAAATGA
- a CDS encoding CBS domain-containing protein — MVAKDLLSTDIPVLRPSDNVDRALQLMADFKYSQLPLVNNKQYLGIFTEDHLLNYDFDTLLEEIEPIDYNIEIDENFPLVEIIKSFRNDNIEFLPVQGKGEFKGIIERKTAFQTLVDKMVLSENGGLIEIKTNEGDYQLSDISRIIEQESGKIMSMFLSHDMFNNLLITLKIDVSQISPIVSSLERHGYEVSSYYASEPVTNLEKDRYDLLMKYLSI; from the coding sequence ATGGTTGCCAAAGATTTGTTAAGTACAGACATCCCGGTTTTAAGGCCTTCTGACAATGTGGACAGAGCCTTACAACTTATGGCTGACTTTAAGTATTCTCAATTGCCTTTGGTCAATAATAAACAATACCTTGGTATATTTACTGAAGATCACCTGCTCAATTATGATTTTGATACCCTCCTTGAGGAAATTGAACCGATTGACTACAATATCGAAATAGATGAAAATTTTCCACTTGTGGAAATTATTAAGTCATTTCGTAATGATAACATTGAGTTTCTTCCGGTTCAGGGCAAAGGTGAATTTAAAGGTATAATTGAGCGAAAGACAGCATTTCAGACCTTGGTTGACAAAATGGTGCTCTCCGAAAACGGCGGATTAATAGAAATAAAAACCAATGAAGGCGATTACCAATTGTCTGACATTTCCAGAATAATTGAGCAGGAATCCGGGAAAATCATGAGCATGTTTTTGAGTCATGATATGTTTAATAATCTGCTGATTACACTTAAAATAGATGTGTCTCAGATAAGCCCGATAGTAAGCTCCTTAGAAAGACACGGATACGAAGTAAGCTCATATTATGCTTCTGAACCTGTAACAAATCTGGAAAAAGACCGTTACGATTTACTCATGAAATATCTGAGTATTTGA
- the bamA gene encoding outer membrane protein assembly factor BamA — translation MINPIRLFLIIGLLTLSNHKAFSQFIGVGGNRNKPVVAVENPVDYLAPKEYIIGGITVSGVKFLDPNTLISVSGLNVNDVVTIPGEKISTAIKRLMDQGILEDISIDITKIEGKTVFLDLNLKERPRLSKIVLKGIRKSEQETVEEKIKTYKGKVITEAMVKNLQGLIKKHYLDKGFYNCTVQAQQITDTLRANNAALVFNIAKKKKVKINDIQLNGIEEMPEWKLLSKMKGTKERAPLRIFTPSKFVEKKFKEDKEKLVAFLNKNGYRNAQITKDSMFKFDDRSINIVLNVTEGKRFYYRNVSWSGNYLRNSDTLSLILDVKKGEVYNPEELEKKINGKPGADISSYYMDDGYLYFSCQPVEVAIDGDSIDIEMRINEGKQATISKIILNGNTKTSDHVVFREILTKPGQKFSKTDLVETVQVLSKLGYFDPQKIDPKPIPQSDGTVNIEYNVEEKSNDNIELSGGWSGIQGIIGTFGIVFNNFAIRKIFDLKEYKPLPKGDGQRFAIRVQANGGFQNYSISFTEPWLGGKKPNSFSVSIFHSVQDYSKIAKRMQDYYSGSNYGSYYGNVYNSSLYQGFFRNTGGSITYGKRLNWPDRNFSLSSVLSYQYYDVSNSILLSNFQNGQAHDITLGLNLSRYTLNNPQFTTSGSNISLNASFNPPYSAFGKQTGEKLWIEGHKWMFDADWYAPLVGKFVLHAKGNMGFLGKYNQSKGYSPFGRFVIGGAGMGLQNSNSIGVELIGMRGYDEGVVYESTYNEKLSTQNANVYSRTGGIIYSKYALELRYPVSLNPQATIFALAFAEAGNSWGSYKDYNPFKLRRSAGIGARIFMAAFGLLGIDYGYGFDPIPGLQNKGLKGFTFSIGQQIR, via the coding sequence ATGATTAACCCTATCAGACTATTTTTAATAATTGGATTACTAACATTAAGCAACCACAAGGCTTTTTCTCAATTTATTGGAGTTGGTGGCAATCGAAATAAACCGGTGGTAGCTGTTGAAAACCCGGTGGATTATTTGGCACCAAAAGAATACATTATCGGAGGAATAACAGTTTCGGGTGTTAAATTTCTTGATCCTAATACCTTAATTTCGGTTTCAGGTCTTAATGTGAATGACGTAGTGACTATACCAGGTGAGAAAATTTCTACCGCAATCAAAAGATTGATGGACCAGGGAATATTGGAAGATATCTCAATTGACATCACAAAAATCGAAGGCAAAACAGTTTTTTTGGACTTAAACCTTAAAGAAAGACCCCGATTAAGCAAGATTGTTTTGAAGGGAATCAGGAAAAGTGAACAGGAAACAGTTGAGGAAAAAATTAAAACTTATAAAGGTAAAGTTATCACTGAAGCTATGGTAAAAAACCTTCAGGGGTTAATCAAAAAACATTATCTTGATAAAGGATTTTACAATTGTACCGTGCAAGCACAGCAAATAACTGATACTCTCCGTGCCAACAATGCCGCCCTTGTATTCAATATAGCAAAAAAGAAAAAAGTTAAAATTAATGATATACAGCTCAATGGTATCGAAGAAATGCCAGAATGGAAGCTCTTATCAAAAATGAAAGGCACAAAAGAAAGAGCACCATTAAGGATTTTTACTCCATCAAAATTTGTAGAAAAGAAATTTAAAGAGGATAAAGAGAAACTCGTTGCTTTTCTCAACAAAAACGGATATCGTAATGCCCAGATAACCAAAGATTCTATGTTCAAATTCGACGACAGAAGTATCAATATCGTCTTAAATGTAACTGAAGGAAAACGATTTTATTATAGAAATGTAAGCTGGTCGGGGAATTATCTCCGAAATTCAGATACTTTGAGTTTGATTCTGGATGTAAAAAAAGGCGAAGTGTACAATCCTGAAGAACTCGAGAAAAAAATTAACGGAAAACCGGGTGCTGATATCAGTTCTTATTACATGGATGACGGCTACCTATATTTTAGCTGCCAACCTGTAGAAGTAGCTATTGATGGCGATTCTATTGACATTGAAATGAGAATCAATGAAGGAAAACAGGCAACAATAAGCAAGATAATTCTAAATGGTAATACAAAAACCAGTGACCATGTAGTGTTTAGAGAGATTTTGACCAAACCTGGCCAGAAGTTTTCGAAAACAGATTTAGTTGAAACTGTACAGGTGTTGTCGAAATTGGGATATTTTGATCCTCAAAAAATTGATCCTAAACCAATTCCACAAAGTGATGGAACAGTTAATATAGAGTACAATGTTGAAGAAAAATCGAATGATAACATTGAGCTATCAGGAGGTTGGAGCGGGATACAGGGTATTATTGGTACTTTTGGTATAGTATTTAACAATTTTGCAATCAGGAAAATATTTGACCTAAAAGAATACAAACCGCTTCCAAAAGGTGACGGACAGCGTTTTGCTATAAGAGTTCAGGCCAATGGAGGTTTTCAGAATTACTCAATTTCATTTACAGAACCATGGTTGGGTGGCAAAAAGCCTAATTCATTCTCTGTGAGTATTTTCCACTCTGTGCAGGATTATAGCAAAATAGCCAAAAGAATGCAGGATTATTACTCTGGTTCCAACTATGGCAGTTATTATGGAAACGTTTACAATTCTTCACTTTACCAAGGATTCTTTAGAAATACTGGTGGATCAATCACCTACGGTAAACGACTTAACTGGCCTGACCGAAATTTCTCTTTGAGTTCGGTTCTTTCTTATCAATATTATGATGTATCAAACAGTATATTATTGAGCAACTTCCAGAATGGTCAGGCTCATGATATTACTTTAGGATTGAACCTATCAAGATATACACTTAACAATCCTCAATTTACAACCAGTGGCTCTAATATATCACTAAATGCCTCGTTTAATCCACCTTACTCAGCGTTTGGAAAACAGACGGGTGAAAAACTTTGGATTGAAGGTCATAAATGGATGTTTGATGCAGACTGGTATGCCCCATTGGTGGGCAAGTTTGTACTTCATGCAAAAGGTAACATGGGTTTCTTGGGTAAATACAACCAGTCAAAAGGATATAGTCCGTTTGGTAGATTTGTAATAGGTGGTGCAGGAATGGGACTTCAAAACTCTAATAGTATTGGTGTAGAATTGATTGGGATGAGAGGCTATGATGAAGGAGTTGTTTACGAATCAACCTACAATGAAAAACTTTCGACTCAAAACGCCAACGTGTATTCACGTACCGGTGGAATAATTTATAGCAAATATGCCTTGGAACTGAGGTATCCGGTTTCTCTCAATCCTCAGGCCACTATTTTTGCATTGGCATTTGCCGAGGCGGGTAATAGCTGGGGAAGTTATAAAGATTACAATCCGTTTAAATTGCGGAGGTCAGCAGGTATAGGTGCCAGGATATTCATGGCGGCATTTGGTCTTTTAGGAATTGATTATGGTTACGGATTTGATCCGATTCCAGGCTTGCAAAATAAAGGTTTGAAAGGATTTACTTTTAGTATTGGTCAGCAAATCAGATAA
- a CDS encoding OmpH family outer membrane protein, with translation MRNKVFFLFLVLLSLGTQAQKFGYIDTEYIMNKMPEYKKASESLNQLTEKWTKDIQSKNEELEKMKQKYQQEEILLTPDMKKERLEIIDKKEDELKVLNNNVFGINGQLFQKKKEILKPILEDIYKSSEKIAKKYKLSFIFDKASDLTMFYADPRHDYTDFIIEDMGLNLKK, from the coding sequence ATGAGAAACAAGGTATTTTTTCTATTTTTGGTTTTGCTCAGCTTGGGGACTCAGGCCCAGAAATTTGGATATATCGACACCGAATATATCATGAACAAAATGCCTGAATACAAAAAAGCGTCAGAAAGCCTCAATCAATTGACTGAAAAGTGGACCAAAGATATTCAGTCAAAAAACGAGGAACTTGAAAAAATGAAACAAAAATATCAGCAGGAAGAAATATTACTTACTCCTGATATGAAGAAAGAAAGACTTGAAATAATTGATAAGAAAGAAGATGAGCTTAAAGTTCTTAACAACAACGTTTTCGGAATAAATGGTCAGTTATTTCAAAAGAAAAAAGAAATTTTAAAGCCAATTTTGGAAGATATTTATAAATCGTCTGAAAAAATTGCCAAAAAGTATAAACTAAGTTTTATCTTTGACAAAGCGTCAGATTTGACCATGTTTTATGCCGACCCCCGTCATGATTATACCGATTTCATTATCGAAGACATGGGGTTAAATTTGAAAAAGTAA
- a CDS encoding OmpH family outer membrane protein translates to MKIKLFVIALALLGSLSINAQTFKLGYTNIEYILQNMPDSKEISTKLSTEKAQYDKLYQEKLADAQKLLDDYQKNAATMSAVIRADKEKTLQNKQNELQELQQNAEAALSRKQQELIAPVMEKIQTAIDAVAKENGYTYVLNSDAGYGTTPVILVAPESENITTLVFKKLGVAAPEDPKTAAPATAAPAPKK, encoded by the coding sequence ATGAAAATCAAACTGTTTGTAATTGCTTTAGCTTTGTTAGGAAGTTTAAGTATCAATGCCCAAACTTTTAAATTAGGATATACCAATATCGAATATATATTGCAGAACATGCCTGATTCGAAAGAAATTTCGACCAAGTTGTCGACTGAAAAAGCTCAGTATGACAAACTCTATCAGGAAAAACTTGCTGATGCTCAAAAATTATTGGACGATTATCAAAAAAATGCAGCTACAATGTCTGCGGTAATCAGAGCTGATAAAGAAAAAACGCTTCAAAACAAGCAAAATGAGCTTCAGGAATTGCAACAAAATGCAGAAGCAGCTCTTTCTCGTAAGCAACAAGAATTAATTGCACCGGTTATGGAAAAAATCCAAACTGCAATTGATGCCGTGGCCAAAGAAAATGGATACACTTATGTATTGAATTCTGATGCCGGATATGGAACTACGCCAGTGATTTTGGTTGCACCTGAGTCTGAAAATATTACAACTCTTGTATTTAAAAAATTGGGTGTAGCTGCCCCTGAAGATCCAAAAACTGCTGCTCCGGCTACTGCTGCACCGGCACCTAAAAAATAA
- a CDS encoding 1-acyl-sn-glycerol-3-phosphate acyltransferase, protein MKRVLDYILSVIYVVWFGLILVIFHGIQAFAYNIFGQKAHQKTVEWMNFLIVYGWYFTGSGVSFKESQKLSEGTSKIFIANHQSMFDIPGIIWFLRKQTPLFISKKELSKGIPGISYNLRAGKAALIDRNDPKQAIAEIIRFATYVKEKKFSAVIFPEGTRSRTGKLKPFAVGGVATLIKKIPNAEIVPIAIKNTGKFNPTGIFPLRSFVHMSWTTLDPIDKKGKTPEEITREAENAIKEFLGQ, encoded by the coding sequence ATGAAAAGAGTTTTAGACTACATCTTAAGTGTTATTTATGTGGTCTGGTTTGGGCTAATTCTTGTTATTTTTCATGGAATTCAAGCTTTTGCATATAATATTTTTGGGCAAAAAGCACATCAGAAAACTGTAGAGTGGATGAACTTCCTGATAGTTTACGGATGGTATTTTACAGGATCAGGGGTAAGCTTCAAGGAAAGCCAAAAATTGAGTGAGGGCACTTCAAAAATATTTATAGCCAATCACCAAAGTATGTTTGATATTCCGGGAATCATTTGGTTTTTGAGAAAACAAACACCCTTATTTATTTCAAAAAAAGAACTTTCTAAAGGAATTCCGGGTATTTCATATAATCTTAGAGCAGGTAAAGCCGCCTTGATTGACCGCAATGACCCAAAGCAGGCAATTGCGGAAATTATCAGATTTGCCACTTATGTTAAAGAAAAAAAGTTTTCGGCGGTGATTTTCCCTGAAGGTACGCGTTCCAGAACAGGTAAGTTGAAGCCATTTGCAGTAGGTGGTGTAGCCACTCTGATTAAAAAAATTCCTAATGCCGAAATTGTACCTATTGCAATAAAAAATACGGGAAAATTCAATCCTACCGGTATTTTTCCGTTAAGAAGTTTTGTACACATGTCATGGACAACTCTCGATCCGATTGATAAAAAAGGTAAAACACCTGAAGAAATTACAAGAGAGGCTGAAAATGCGATTAAGGAATTTTTGGGACAATAA
- the aspS gene encoding aspartate--tRNA ligase: MLRTHTCGELRIENLNQNAELCGWVQRIRDKGGMIWIDLRDRYGITQLIFEEGKTSPEILEAARALGREFVIKAKGIVIERLSKNDKIETGEIELRVESLEILNPAKLPPFLIEDDTDGGDELRLKYRYLDLRRNSVRQNLLLRHKVAQQTRIYMDSHDFIEVETPVLIKSTPEGARDFVVPSRMNPGEFYALPQSPQTFKQLLMVSGFDRYYQIVKCFRDEDLRADRQPEFTQIDCEMSFVEQEDVLNMFEGLVRHLFKTVKNIDLQEVPRMTYADAMKYYGSDKPDTRFEMKFVELNHMVQGKGFQIFDDAELVVGINAGGCAEYTRKQVDELTDWIKRPQIGAKGLVYIRYNSDGTLKSSVDKFYSEDDLKAIATAFEAKPGDLILVLSGKADKARKQLNELRLEMGSRLGLRNPFDYKVLWVVDFPLLEFGEEENRWFAMHHPFTSPKPEDIPLLDTDLGKVRANAYDMVINGTEVGGGSVRIFQRPLQKRMFEILGFTDEEAKKQFGFLMDAFEFGAPPHAGLAFGFDRLVSLFGGAESIRDFIAFPKNNSGRDVMIDSPSSISDLQLKELSIAVKI, encoded by the coding sequence ATGTTGAGAACACATACTTGTGGAGAGCTAAGGATTGAAAATCTTAACCAAAATGCCGAATTGTGCGGATGGGTACAACGTATCCGTGACAAGGGAGGCATGATTTGGATAGATCTTCGTGATAGATATGGAATAACCCAGTTAATCTTTGAAGAAGGTAAAACTTCCCCTGAAATTCTTGAAGCAGCCCGTGCTTTAGGTCGGGAATTTGTAATCAAAGCTAAAGGAATTGTAATAGAAAGACTTTCTAAAAATGATAAAATCGAAACCGGAGAAATTGAACTTAGGGTTGAAAGTCTGGAAATATTAAACCCTGCCAAACTTCCTCCATTTTTGATTGAAGATGATACCGACGGTGGTGATGAGCTCAGATTGAAGTATCGTTATCTGGATTTAAGAAGAAATTCAGTCAGACAAAACCTCCTTTTAAGACACAAAGTAGCTCAACAAACCCGAATCTACATGGATTCGCATGATTTTATTGAAGTTGAAACCCCAGTTTTAATCAAATCAACCCCTGAAGGTGCCCGTGATTTTGTGGTTCCCAGCCGGATGAATCCCGGCGAATTCTATGCTTTACCACAGTCTCCACAAACTTTCAAACAATTGTTGATGGTTTCAGGGTTTGACCGCTACTATCAGATCGTCAAATGCTTCAGAGATGAGGATCTGCGTGCTGACCGACAGCCGGAATTCACTCAGATTGACTGTGAAATGTCTTTTGTGGAGCAAGAGGATGTGCTTAATATGTTTGAAGGTCTGGTAAGACACCTATTCAAAACTGTAAAAAATATCGACTTACAGGAGGTCCCTAGAATGACCTACGCCGATGCCATGAAGTATTATGGCTCTGACAAACCAGACACCCGGTTTGAAATGAAATTTGTGGAATTGAATCACATGGTACAAGGAAAAGGTTTTCAGATATTTGACGATGCTGAATTAGTTGTAGGAATAAATGCCGGCGGATGTGCTGAATACACCCGTAAGCAGGTAGATGAATTGACTGATTGGATAAAAAGACCACAAATCGGTGCTAAAGGCTTAGTTTATATTCGCTATAACTCCGATGGAACTTTAAAATCTTCAGTTGATAAATTTTATAGTGAAGATGACTTGAAAGCTATAGCGACTGCTTTCGAGGCAAAACCTGGTGATTTGATTTTGGTTTTATCAGGAAAAGCAGATAAAGCCAGAAAACAACTCAATGAACTCAGATTAGAAATGGGTAGCAGATTGGGGCTTAGAAATCCTTTTGATTACAAGGTCCTTTGGGTTGTAGATTTTCCGCTTTTAGAATTTGGTGAAGAAGAAAACCGTTGGTTTGCAATGCACCATCCGTTTACATCTCCAAAGCCTGAAGATATTCCATTGCTGGATACAGATCTTGGTAAAGTAAGAGCCAATGCCTATGACATGGTTATAAACGGAACCGAAGTAGGAGGAGGGTCAGTAAGGATTTTCCAGAGACCATTACAAAAGAGAATGTTTGAGATACTTGGATTTACTGATGAAGAAGCCAAAAAACAGTTTGGATTCCTGATGGATGCCTTTGAGTTCGGAGCACCTCCGCATGCCGGTTTGGCATTTGGATTTGACCGATTGGTTTCATTGTTTGGCGGGGCAGAATCAATCAGAGATTTTATAGCTTTCCCTAAAAACAACAGTGGACGTGACGTGATGATTGACTCACCATCAAGTATCTCCGACTTGCAGCTCAAGGAGTTAAGTATTGCTGTGAAAATCTAA
- a CDS encoding VanZ family protein, whose translation MIKKFISFLENNISASLIITIFIGILCFIPSKQIPTTGTDDKTAHFLAFGTMAFLWLLYLKNYFKVFGGLFVYAIFIEIVQKNLPLDFHRGFEYADILADTLGIVLGLIIVYFFKKYVLKFFR comes from the coding sequence ATGATTAAAAAGTTTATTTCTTTTCTTGAAAATAATATTTCAGCATCTTTAATAATTACAATTTTTATTGGAATTCTTTGTTTTATTCCTTCTAAACAGATTCCCACAACAGGTACTGATGATAAAACTGCTCATTTCCTGGCATTTGGGACAATGGCTTTTTTATGGTTATTGTATCTGAAAAACTACTTCAAAGTATTTGGTGGACTTTTTGTTTATGCAATTTTTATAGAAATAGTACAAAAAAACCTTCCACTTGATTTTCACAGGGGTTTCGAATATGCCGACATCCTTGCTGATACGCTGGGTATTGTTTTGGGATTGATAATTGTATATTTCTTTAAAAAATATGTTTTGAAATTTTTTCGGTAA
- a CDS encoding NAD kinase, with translation MKFLIHGRVFKNESSQSIQEIFNEIEAHHIEYSVSESFAEILIENQIQFKQSRIFNLSSEISDYDMALSLGGDGSFLETLWLVAKYEIPVLGINFGRLGFLTDIQPQHIKETIDKILQKDYSIDERIMINARADTEIFESGMNFALNEIAIAKTDTSSMIVINTYVDGEFLNSYWADGIMVATPTGSTGYNLSCGGPLMVPQSDNFVITPICPHNLFVRPIIVSSKSQITFSVESRSKNFLLSMDSRAKIVGDEIGEIVISLEKFKAKLVKIKGNDFLSTLRKKLRWGEDIRNRV, from the coding sequence ATGAAATTTCTAATACACGGACGTGTTTTTAAAAATGAATCATCTCAATCGATTCAGGAAATTTTCAATGAAATTGAAGCTCATCATATAGAATATAGCGTATCTGAATCTTTCGCTGAGATTTTGATTGAAAACCAAATTCAGTTTAAACAGTCCAGGATATTTAATCTTTCCTCCGAAATCAGTGATTATGATATGGCATTAAGCCTGGGAGGTGACGGATCTTTTTTAGAAACACTTTGGTTGGTTGCCAAATACGAGATCCCGGTATTGGGAATCAATTTTGGACGTCTGGGCTTTTTGACTGATATCCAGCCGCAGCATATTAAAGAAACCATCGATAAAATATTACAGAAAGATTATTCCATCGATGAACGCATCATGATTAATGCCCGTGCCGATACTGAGATATTTGAATCAGGCATGAATTTTGCACTCAACGAAATAGCCATAGCAAAAACCGATACTTCCTCCATGATAGTAATAAATACCTATGTGGATGGAGAGTTTTTGAATAGCTATTGGGCAGACGGCATAATGGTAGCAACCCCTACGGGTTCTACCGGATATAATCTGAGTTGCGGAGGACCATTGATGGTTCCGCAGTCTGATAATTTCGTAATTACGCCAATATGCCCGCACAATTTATTTGTGAGACCCATTATTGTATCCAGCAAGAGTCAGATTACTTTCAGTGTCGAAAGCCGGAGTAAGAATTTTTTACTTTCGATGGACTCCAGAGCTAAAATCGTAGGTGACGAAATTGGTGAGATTGTAATAAGTCTTGAAAAATTTAAAGCCAAACTGGTAAAAATAAAGGGTAACGATTTCCTCTCCACTTTGAGAAAAAAGCTTAGATGGGGCGAGGATATTAGAAACAGAGTTTAA
- a CDS encoding PspC domain-containing protein, whose translation MEKKLYRTHGAEAMFLGICGGLGKYFEIDSTIVRVAFALITFFSFGSLVVVYFILALIIPKEPGIQNPNSQPPAQ comes from the coding sequence ATGGAAAAAAAATTATACAGAACACATGGAGCTGAAGCTATGTTTTTGGGAATTTGCGGTGGCTTAGGTAAATATTTCGAGATTGATTCAACAATAGTTAGGGTAGCGTTTGCTCTTATTACTTTTTTTAGTTTTGGCTCTTTAGTAGTCGTGTATTTTATTTTAGCATTGATTATTCCGAAAGAGCCTGGCATTCAAAACCCAAATTCTCAGCCTCCAGCCCAATAA
- a CDS encoding acyl-ACP desaturase, with protein MELLKTRIEVMNHIGKEVDTLIEEFLNPIESNWQPSDFLPDASREDFVNEVKLLQEACSELPYDYIAVLVGDTITEEALPTYESWLMNMVGVNQVAQKDTSWVKWNRWWTAEENRHGDLLNKYLYLSGRVNMREMEVSTQWLIADGFDIGTDSDPYRNFVYTSFQELATNISHRRTATLAKKYGNPHLSKICGVIAADEMRHAKAYKTFISKIFEVDPSEMMLAFEDMMKKKIVMPAHFLRETGEKIGSVFSHFSDSAQRLGVYTTLDYIQILEDLILDWKIEKLTDLNGAAEKARDYVVALPDRLKRIADRTKIPEIEYEFSWITR; from the coding sequence ATGGAATTGCTAAAAACAAGAATCGAGGTGATGAACCACATCGGGAAGGAAGTGGACACCCTGATTGAAGAATTTTTAAACCCGATTGAATCAAATTGGCAGCCTTCTGATTTCCTTCCTGATGCTTCCCGCGAAGATTTTGTTAATGAAGTTAAACTCTTGCAGGAAGCCTGCAGTGAACTTCCATATGATTACATTGCTGTATTAGTTGGAGATACCATTACTGAAGAGGCCCTTCCTACATATGAGTCCTGGCTCATGAATATGGTTGGAGTCAATCAGGTGGCTCAAAAAGATACAAGCTGGGTTAAATGGAACAGGTGGTGGACAGCAGAAGAAAATCGTCACGGAGATTTGCTGAACAAGTATTTATATCTCTCTGGAAGGGTAAATATGCGTGAAATGGAGGTTTCTACGCAGTGGTTGATTGCCGACGGATTTGATATAGGCACTGACTCTGACCCTTACCGGAATTTTGTTTATACTTCTTTTCAGGAATTGGCAACCAATATCTCGCATAGAAGAACAGCAACCCTGGCCAAGAAATATGGTAATCCGCATTTATCCAAAATATGTGGAGTGATAGCAGCCGATGAGATGCGTCATGCTAAGGCATACAAAACTTTTATTTCGAAAATATTTGAGGTTGATCCAAGTGAAATGATGCTGGCTTTTGAAGATATGATGAAGAAAAAAATTGTGATGCCGGCACATTTTCTGAGAGAAACCGGAGAAAAAATCGGTTCAGTTTTTTCTCATTTCTCTGATTCTGCCCAAAGGTTGGGGGTTTATACTACGCTTGATTATATTCAGATATTGGAAGATTTGATTTTGGATTGGAAAATTGAAAAATTAACAGACTTAAATGGAGCAGCAGAAAAGGCACGTGATTATGTTGTGGCTTTACCTGACCGTCTCAAGCGAATTGCCGACAGAACCAAAATTCCTGAAATTGAATATGAGTTTAGCTGGATTACCAGATAA